Proteins encoded within one genomic window of Brachybacterium avium:
- a CDS encoding ABC transporter substrate-binding protein, whose product MTHRLSRRTATTLGLTAAAGMGLAACVPGEGSENTAATGGAGQWSTGALTVDWATYNPLSLVVREQQLIENALGDSVTVTWVQSAGSNKANEFLRSGSADIASTAGSAALLARANGSPIKIIDIYSQPEWSALVVGADSDITGPADLAGRPVAATPGTDPYFFLVQTLAEADLGIDDIELQPLQHADGYSALEGGSVEAWSGLDPIMAAAEVESAVQLVYRNVDFNTYGVLNATEDFIEHHADVAQVVVDAYEQARSWALENLEGTAQLLADAASIDLEVATAVITERSNLDVSGIPGEDQLAVLEAISPMLAESGDVLGGAEALEKARGSLLHDAFALTAVEEQ is encoded by the coding sequence ATGACCCACCGCCTCAGCCGCCGCACCGCCACCACCCTCGGACTGACGGCCGCGGCCGGGATGGGACTGGCCGCCTGTGTGCCCGGAGAGGGCTCGGAGAACACGGCAGCAACAGGCGGTGCCGGGCAGTGGAGCACCGGCGCGCTCACGGTCGACTGGGCCACCTACAACCCGCTCAGCCTGGTCGTGCGCGAGCAGCAGCTCATCGAGAACGCGCTCGGAGACTCCGTGACCGTGACGTGGGTGCAGTCGGCCGGGTCGAACAAGGCCAACGAGTTCCTGCGCTCCGGCTCCGCTGACATCGCCTCCACCGCCGGATCGGCCGCGCTGCTGGCCCGCGCCAACGGCTCCCCGATCAAGATCATCGACATCTACTCCCAGCCCGAATGGTCCGCCCTGGTGGTCGGGGCCGACAGCGACATCACCGGCCCCGCGGACCTCGCCGGCCGCCCGGTCGCCGCCACCCCCGGCACCGACCCCTACTTCTTCCTGGTCCAGACCCTCGCCGAGGCGGATCTCGGCATCGACGACATCGAGCTGCAGCCCCTTCAGCACGCCGACGGCTACTCCGCCCTCGAGGGCGGCAGCGTCGAGGCCTGGTCGGGGCTGGACCCGATCATGGCCGCCGCCGAGGTCGAGTCCGCAGTGCAGCTGGTCTACCGCAACGTCGACTTCAACACCTACGGCGTCCTCAACGCCACCGAGGACTTCATCGAGCACCACGCCGATGTCGCCCAGGTGGTGGTCGACGCCTATGAGCAGGCCCGCAGCTGGGCGCTGGAGAACCTCGAGGGGACAGCGCAGCTGCTGGCCGATGCGGCGAGCATCGATCTGGAGGTCGCCACCGCCGTGATCACCGAGCGCTCGAACCTCGATGTCTCCGGCATCCCCGGCGAGGACCAGCTCGCGGTGCTCGAGGCGATCTCCCCCATGCTGGCGGAGTCCGGGGACGTGCTCGGCGGCGCGGAGGCGCTGGAGAAGGCCCGCGGCTCGCTCCTCCACGACGCCTTCGCCCTCACCGCGGTGGAGGAGCAGTGA
- a CDS encoding ABC transporter permease, with translation MSAQVAAAPGPAAPERAAGAPSAAAASSRPALWDRTAVRLAAGALLPALILIAWQLATATGLVPAYRLPGPLAVVQAGIELIERGELAVHIAISVQRVLLGFAAGSLVGLAVAAIVGLSRAGEALLNPTLAALRAVPSLAWVPLLILWLQIGEESKITLIAIGAFFPVFTTVAAALRHIDPHLVEAGRCFGRRGWSLLRTVQLPAVIPSVVSGLRLALAQAWLFLVAAELIASSMGLGFILNDSQQTGRVDRILLAIVLLALLGSLTNALLGLAEKKLLKRWA, from the coding sequence GTGAGCGCGCAGGTCGCCGCAGCGCCCGGGCCCGCCGCCCCCGAGCGCGCCGCAGGCGCCCCGTCGGCCGCCGCTGCCAGCAGTCGCCCAGCGCTGTGGGACCGCACCGCCGTGCGCCTGGCCGCCGGCGCCCTGCTCCCGGCGCTGATCCTCATCGCCTGGCAGCTCGCCACGGCCACCGGCCTCGTCCCCGCCTATCGCCTGCCCGGCCCGCTGGCCGTGGTCCAGGCCGGCATCGAACTGATCGAGCGCGGCGAGCTGGCGGTGCACATCGCGATCTCCGTGCAGCGCGTGCTGCTGGGCTTCGCGGCCGGCTCCCTCGTGGGCCTCGCCGTCGCCGCGATCGTGGGACTGTCCCGCGCGGGGGAGGCGCTGCTGAACCCCACCCTGGCCGCCCTGCGCGCCGTGCCTTCGCTGGCCTGGGTGCCGCTGCTGATCCTCTGGCTGCAGATCGGCGAGGAATCCAAGATCACCCTGATCGCCATCGGCGCTTTCTTCCCCGTGTTCACCACCGTCGCCGCCGCGCTGCGCCACATCGACCCGCACCTGGTGGAGGCGGGCCGCTGCTTCGGCCGGCGCGGCTGGTCCCTGCTGCGCACCGTCCAGCTGCCCGCGGTGATCCCTTCGGTCGTCTCCGGGCTGCGCCTGGCACTGGCCCAGGCCTGGCTGTTCCTGGTCGCCGCCGAGCTGATCGCCTCCTCGATGGGCCTCGGCTTCATCCTCAACGACTCCCAGCAGACCGGCCGCGTGGACCGGATCCTGCTGGCGATCGTGCTGCTGGCCCTGCTGGGCAGCCTCACCAATGCCCTGCTCGGCCTCGCCGAGAAGAAGCTGCTGAAGAGGTGGGCCTGA